The Crassostrea angulata isolate pt1a10 chromosome 1, ASM2561291v2, whole genome shotgun sequence nucleotide sequence TGAAAATCATTCTTACAATCACTGAACATAAACTATCATAAACCATCATTACAATTTGTTtacttcatttttaaatgaatgcaTCGGATACATGGGAAAAGACTGCAGTGTTCCCTGTCCAACTGGTTTCTATGGAAAAAGATGTTTTAAGTCATGTAAATGTTCTGTGTTCGAGACTTGTAATCAGTTTGTTGGGTGTATGCCAAACTCAGCGTTTGGTAAGTATGGTAAAACTACTTATTGATAATAGTATAGTATACTagttataataaaattaaataatataagaTCTGAAAGCGTATACATCATCTAAATAAACTGAAATGTAAACGTTTTCTACAACACGGTTTAGCAGAATTATAAATAATCTACTAGATCATAATACCAGTATAATGTTCACTGTACTTACACACCATATATCAACCATTTAAGTGTTGCATACAATTTCAATCTCGATTGGTTtgtattttaaacatgtattggTTATGTATTGAATAATGGTATTTGTACGTAATGCGTGTATACtaatagtgtttttttttttttaattcagatcTGTTTTTAGAGGTGGGCATTGTGGCTTACGTGAGTCATCCAACATATACTTTTTATGATAATTCTTTCCTTGCTATCATAATGTACTAAGAACATGTATGAACACTATATTATGACTAtgtgtaatatttaataaaGCCCTACTGACACTCTTGGTGTTTCTTTCAGGTTATATAGTAATATTAAACCGATTCAAAAATTCAATTGTGGATTCATTTGAGAGCTAAGAAAATCAACAAGAATGCTTTGATTAAGATTAATTGAACTCATTATACACAAAAGAAAAagacataaaaatacatttttagatCTGAATCATTTCCTTTGTCGTTACAGAATCAAATTATAACAGGAAATCAATAGACAATGATAGTTGTTTTTCCTTCTTCCTGTCAGTCAGTTCGATTACATTTAATATGTTGTATCTTGGAAGAACAGAAACTGGCAGTCTTGGCAGAGATCTAAGtgcttttgaatttaatttaataattagactgtatttgtttcttttttctgtttacatCTTATATAAAAGAGTTTGTCACGGAGGTACACCAAATGGAAATATTTTTGGCACTATGAaagtatatattattaaatctgTATTAAACAAATTCAAATGGATAAGAACATATCAGGCCGTCATCAACTATTTGCATATAcgcattttgttatttttgcgTTCGCCATTACATGGTCCAAAGCCAAAGAATGTGGACAAAGCACGTAAGTTTgtaaattttcaatcatttttagctcacctgcgCTGAaaactcaagtgagctattcaaatcacattttgtccgtcgtctgtccgtccgtctgtccgtctgtaaactttttacattttgaacttctttttCAGTTTCAACCAAagttggcacaaagcatccttatgggaaggcaaATATATATTCCAAGCGGAtgaaacctcgaaactgtagaaaaagtagggttcatttttaaaaatcttcttttcaagaactactgagtcaaattcaacgtaatttagcataaatcttCCTTCTGggaagaaaaatataatttgcaaaaagTAAGGGTTTatgttgtttcaaatttgagtaatgtacgaaaataatgataagacagagagaatgtgggtcaatcagtttaactttGGGATCGATATTTCATATAGCGAAAACCAGTTTAGAAGACCAGTCTATGTTAGAAGCAACTATCTTGA carries:
- the LOC128178603 gene encoding platelet endothelial aggregation receptor 1-like, which codes for MDKNVAGRYQLFAYTHYVLLALAITWSKAKECGQSTSSKICCSGYREISGTCTECIGYMGKDCSVPCPTGFYGKRCFKSCKCSVFETCNQFVGCMPNSAFDLFLEVGIVAYVSHPTYTFYDNSFLAIIMY